The Cellulomonas fulva genome includes a window with the following:
- a CDS encoding bacterial proteasome activator family protein, whose translation MSDDEQRTTGPRVVIVPRSDERAGAARSSEDAHDGSAPDASDELLDENLPGMVAQPAKVMRIGTMVKQLLDEVRSAPLDDAARARLAEVHERSLHELEEGLSPELVEELHRITLPFSQDETPSDAELRIAQAQLVGWLEGLFHGIQTALVAQQMATQAQLQQMRRALPPGAAGGVPGVPGMAPGRATDPRAGGEDLGGTGQYL comes from the coding sequence ATGAGCGACGACGAGCAGCGCACCACCGGTCCCCGCGTGGTCATCGTGCCCCGGTCCGACGAGCGCGCGGGCGCCGCACGCTCGTCGGAGGACGCGCACGACGGGTCCGCCCCGGACGCGTCGGACGAGCTGCTCGACGAGAACCTCCCGGGCATGGTGGCGCAGCCCGCGAAGGTCATGCGCATCGGCACGATGGTCAAGCAGCTGCTCGACGAGGTGCGCTCCGCCCCGCTCGACGACGCCGCCCGTGCCCGGCTCGCGGAGGTGCACGAGCGATCGCTGCACGAGCTCGAGGAGGGCCTGTCCCCGGAGCTCGTGGAGGAGCTGCACCGCATCACGCTGCCGTTCTCCCAGGACGAGACCCCGTCGGACGCCGAGCTGCGGATCGCGCAGGCCCAGCTCGTGGGCTGGCTCGAGGGGCTGTTCCACGGGATCCAGACCGCTCTGGTCGCGCAGCAGATGGCGACGCAGGCGCAGCTGCAGCAGATGCGTCGCGCGCTGCCGCCGGGTGCCGCCGGCGGCGTCCCGGGCGTGCCGGGGATGGCTCCGGGCCGCGCGACCGACCCGCGCGCTGGCGGGGAGGACCTCGGCGGCACCGGGCAGTACCTCTAG
- a CDS encoding EamA family transporter, translated as MPAPLLFVVSALTQYVGAAVAVDLFARIAPASVAWLRIAVAALVLVGWTRPWRTRGLWTWPTVRTAVLFGAVLAVMNAAFYVAIDTLPLGTAVALEFAGPVAVAAVTGRGWRDRAAIVVAAAGVVLLAGVSLDVGDDAARGLVAIAVAATCWALYIVLGRRVATAPTGGLTGLGVAMAAGSLVLAPFLAPGAAPVLGDAGLAALVVVVAVCSSVIPYGIEQVVLRRVTAATFAVLLALLPATAAVVGAVMLQQVPHGLEVVGLVLVSGAIALTARTADAPEEAPPPA; from the coding sequence GTGCCTGCGCCGCTGCTCTTCGTCGTCTCGGCGCTGACGCAGTACGTCGGGGCGGCCGTCGCCGTGGACCTGTTCGCGCGCATCGCCCCGGCGAGTGTCGCGTGGCTGCGGATCGCCGTCGCGGCGCTGGTGCTCGTCGGCTGGACCAGGCCGTGGCGGACGCGGGGGCTGTGGACCTGGCCGACCGTGCGCACCGCCGTGCTGTTCGGGGCCGTCCTGGCGGTCATGAACGCCGCGTTCTACGTCGCGATCGACACGCTCCCGCTGGGCACCGCGGTCGCGCTGGAGTTCGCGGGACCGGTGGCGGTCGCCGCGGTCACGGGCCGCGGGTGGCGGGACCGCGCGGCGATCGTGGTGGCCGCGGCCGGCGTGGTGCTGCTCGCGGGCGTGAGCCTGGACGTCGGCGACGACGCCGCGCGCGGGCTCGTCGCGATCGCGGTCGCCGCGACGTGCTGGGCGCTGTACATCGTGCTCGGCCGCCGCGTGGCCACCGCGCCGACCGGCGGGCTGACCGGGCTCGGCGTCGCGATGGCGGCCGGCTCCCTGGTGCTCGCGCCGTTCCTCGCGCCGGGCGCTGCCCCCGTCCTGGGCGACGCGGGGCTCGCGGCGCTCGTCGTCGTCGTGGCGGTGTGCTCGTCCGTGATCCCCTACGGCATCGAGCAGGTGGTGCTGCGGCGCGTGACCGCGGCGACCTTCGCCGTGCTGCTGGCGCTCCTGCCGGCGACCGCGGCGGTCGTCGGGGCCGTGATGCTGCAGCAGGTGCCGCACGGCCTCGAGGTCGTCGGGCTCGTGCTGGTGTCCGGCGCCATCGCGCTCACGGCACGCACCGCGGACGCCCCGGAGGAGGCTCCCCCGCCCGCGTGA
- a CDS encoding carbohydrate ABC transporter permease, with amino-acid sequence MSAVELDPVATASGGDAPKPPRESTAAAARRRLSRPWASFFAVVLAVLWTIPTLGLLITSFRPAADINKTGWWTVFTNPDFTLENYENVLSPDNSQSLAPSIINSVVITIPAVVLPMFLATLAAYGFAWMNFKGKNVLFIAVFALQVVPIQVTLIPLLSLYVDLGISGTFWAVWLSHTMFGLPLAVFLLHNFMQEIPGELIEAARVDGAGHVTIFFRLMLPMLKPAIAALGIYQFLWVWNDLLVALTFAGSSRELAPMTVALLNLTGSRGSQWFLLSAGAFISIIIPAIVFLSLQRYFVRGLLAGSVKG; translated from the coding sequence ATGAGCGCCGTCGAGCTCGACCCCGTCGCGACCGCGAGCGGCGGCGACGCCCCCAAGCCGCCGCGGGAGAGCACCGCGGCAGCCGCTCGGCGCCGGCTGTCCCGACCGTGGGCGTCGTTCTTCGCCGTCGTCCTGGCGGTGCTCTGGACCATCCCCACGCTCGGCCTGCTGATCACGTCCTTCCGGCCGGCGGCGGACATCAACAAGACGGGCTGGTGGACCGTCTTCACCAACCCTGACTTCACGCTCGAGAACTACGAGAACGTGCTGTCGCCGGACAACTCGCAGTCGCTCGCCCCGTCGATCATCAACTCGGTCGTCATCACGATCCCCGCGGTCGTCCTGCCGATGTTCCTGGCGACCCTCGCGGCGTACGGCTTCGCGTGGATGAACTTCAAGGGCAAGAACGTCCTGTTCATCGCCGTGTTCGCGCTCCAGGTGGTGCCGATCCAGGTCACCCTGATCCCCCTGCTCAGCCTGTACGTGGACCTCGGCATCTCCGGGACGTTCTGGGCCGTGTGGCTCTCCCACACGATGTTCGGTCTGCCCCTCGCGGTGTTCCTCCTGCACAACTTCATGCAAGAGATCCCCGGCGAGCTCATCGAGGCGGCGCGCGTCGACGGCGCGGGACACGTGACGATCTTCTTCCGCCTGATGCTGCCGATGCTCAAGCCCGCGATCGCGGCGCTCGGCATCTACCAGTTCCTGTGGGTGTGGAACGACCTGCTCGTCGCGCTGACCTTCGCGGGCTCGTCGCGGGAGCTCGCGCCGATGACCGTGGCGCTGCTCAACCTCACGGGCTCGCGCGGGTCGCAGTGGTTCCTGCTCTCCGCGGGCGCGTTCATCTCGATCATCATCCCGGCGATCGTCTTCCTGTCCCTGCAGCGCTACTTCGTCCGCGGCCTCCTCGCCGGTTCGGTCAAGGGCTGA
- a CDS encoding carbohydrate ABC transporter permease encodes MEAADKLVGMVVALAAFAAVIGVILLLVHLLERRGARRVAWWFVGPTVLLIAVGLVYPALRTIWRSLYDAAGSGFVGLGNYTDVFTSPDQLVVLRNTVLWVLVTPFVATVVGLVYAILVDGAKGEAAAKALIFLPMAISFVGASIIWKFMYEYRFFDPDVENNPNQIGFINQIIVWLGGTPQNFLLNSPWNNFFLIAVMIWIQAGFAMTILSAAIKAIPTEITEAARLDGVSSLEMFRFVTIPSIRPTLIVVLTTIAIGCLKVFDIVRTMTAGNFGTSVVANEFYTQSFSAANQGLGAALAVLLFVLVIPIIVYNVRQLRKADHR; translated from the coding sequence ATGGAAGCCGCCGACAAGCTGGTGGGGATGGTGGTCGCGCTCGCCGCGTTCGCCGCCGTCATCGGCGTGATCCTGCTGCTCGTCCACCTGCTCGAACGTCGCGGCGCCCGCCGCGTCGCCTGGTGGTTCGTCGGACCCACCGTGCTGCTCATCGCCGTCGGCCTGGTCTACCCCGCGCTGCGGACGATCTGGCGGTCGCTCTACGACGCCGCCGGGAGCGGGTTCGTCGGCCTCGGCAACTACACCGACGTGTTCACGTCGCCCGACCAGCTCGTCGTGCTCCGCAACACCGTCCTGTGGGTCCTCGTCACACCGTTCGTCGCGACCGTCGTCGGGCTGGTCTACGCGATCCTCGTCGACGGCGCCAAGGGCGAGGCCGCCGCGAAGGCGCTGATCTTCCTGCCGATGGCGATCTCGTTCGTCGGCGCGTCGATCATCTGGAAGTTCATGTACGAGTACCGCTTCTTCGACCCGGACGTGGAGAACAACCCGAACCAGATCGGGTTCATCAACCAGATCATCGTGTGGCTGGGCGGGACGCCGCAGAACTTCCTGCTGAACAGCCCGTGGAACAACTTCTTCCTCATCGCCGTGATGATCTGGATCCAGGCCGGGTTCGCCATGACGATCCTGTCCGCCGCCATCAAGGCGATCCCGACGGAGATCACCGAGGCCGCCCGGCTCGACGGCGTGTCCTCGCTCGAGATGTTCCGCTTCGTGACGATCCCGAGCATCCGGCCGACGCTCATCGTGGTGCTCACGACCATCGCGATCGGCTGCCTGAAGGTCTTCGACATCGTGCGGACCATGACGGCCGGGAACTTCGGGACCAGCGTCGTCGCGAACGAGTTCTACACGCAGAGCTTCAGCGCGGCGAACCAGGGCCTGGGTGCGGCGCTCGCGGTGCTGCTGTTCGTGCTGGTCATCCCGATCATCGTCTACAACGTGCGGCAGCTGCGGAAGGCGGACCACCGATGA
- a CDS encoding ABC transporter substrate-binding protein gives MNGMRKRRILAASASAAALALILAACSDDGGDGGDGGDGGETNADCAAFEEYGDLSGKTVTIYAGIVAPEDQPYIDSFKPFEDCTGAKVDYQADKQFEQQILVRAQAGNPPDIAIVPQPGLLAQLVDTGTVVEAPQGVSDNVDEFWGEDWKALGTVDGTFYAAPSGASVKSLVWYSPQEFEANGWTVPTTLDELMTLTETIAADSGHKPWCAGIASDAATGWPITDWMEDMVLRVGGPDVYDQWVSHEIAFNSEVPTEALDMVGDYLKNPDFVNGGYGDVSSIATTAFQDGGLPILEGQCSLHRMASFYAANFPQGTDISENGQIFAFYLPSETADDKPVLGAGEFVTAFSDDPAVQALLDFWSTDTWANLKAQASADLTNGGWITANKGLDTSILVNPIDKLSADLLLDENASFRFDGSDMMPGAVGSNAFWKEATAWITGQSTQDTVDKIEAAWPSS, from the coding sequence ATGAACGGCATGCGCAAGCGTCGGATCCTGGCAGCCTCGGCCTCGGCCGCGGCGCTCGCCCTGATCCTGGCGGCCTGTTCCGACGACGGTGGGGACGGGGGCGACGGCGGGGACGGCGGCGAGACCAACGCCGACTGCGCCGCGTTCGAGGAGTACGGCGACCTCAGCGGCAAGACGGTCACGATCTACGCCGGCATCGTGGCGCCGGAGGACCAGCCGTACATCGACTCGTTCAAGCCGTTTGAGGACTGCACGGGGGCGAAGGTCGACTACCAGGCGGACAAGCAGTTCGAGCAGCAGATCCTGGTCCGCGCTCAGGCCGGCAACCCGCCGGACATCGCGATCGTGCCGCAGCCCGGCCTGCTCGCGCAGCTGGTCGACACCGGCACGGTCGTCGAGGCCCCGCAGGGCGTCTCCGACAACGTGGACGAGTTCTGGGGCGAGGACTGGAAGGCGCTCGGCACCGTCGACGGCACCTTCTACGCGGCGCCCTCGGGTGCGAGCGTGAAGTCGCTCGTCTGGTACTCGCCGCAGGAGTTCGAGGCCAACGGCTGGACGGTCCCGACGACGCTCGACGAGCTGATGACGCTCACCGAGACGATCGCGGCGGACAGCGGCCACAAGCCGTGGTGCGCGGGCATCGCGTCCGACGCCGCGACCGGCTGGCCGATCACCGACTGGATGGAGGACATGGTCCTGCGCGTCGGCGGTCCGGACGTCTACGACCAGTGGGTCAGCCACGAGATCGCCTTCAACTCCGAGGTCCCGACCGAGGCGCTCGACATGGTCGGCGACTACCTGAAGAACCCCGACTTCGTGAACGGCGGCTACGGCGACGTCTCCTCGATCGCGACCACGGCGTTCCAGGACGGCGGCCTGCCGATCCTCGAGGGTCAGTGCTCGCTGCACCGCATGGCGAGCTTCTACGCGGCCAACTTCCCGCAGGGCACGGACATCTCCGAGAACGGGCAGATCTTCGCGTTCTACCTGCCGAGCGAGACGGCCGACGACAAGCCGGTGCTGGGCGCCGGCGAGTTCGTGACCGCGTTCTCCGACGACCCGGCCGTGCAGGCGCTGCTCGACTTCTGGAGCACCGACACCTGGGCCAACCTCAAGGCCCAGGCGAGCGCCGACCTGACCAACGGCGGCTGGATCACGGCCAACAAGGGTCTGGACACGTCGATCCTGGTCAACCCGATCGACAAGCTCTCGGCGGACCTGCTCCTGGACGAGAACGCGAGCTTCCGGTTCGACGGCTCGGACATGATGCCGGGCGCGGTCGGCTCGAACGCGTTCTGGAAGGAGGCGACCGCCTGGATCACCGGTCAGTCGACGCAGGACACGGTCGACAAGATCGAGGCTGCCTGGCCCTCGTCGTGA
- a CDS encoding DMT family transporter — protein MTTRTGTTTVGVLCGVGANLVWGLAFLVPVVLPATPSLALALGRYLSFGAVSVVLLALTWRSALVGVGAQAWRTALTFALTGHLGYYVLLVQGIRWAGAPITTVIIGLVPVTVAITGNWVRREYPFSRLAFPLGLIVAGLAIVYSVELDWQSGVGGRPAGQWALGVAAAVGALVLWTSYAVRNAQFLRANPHVASTTWSAMMGVGTLVLSLVALPFVLLTTTGGGQRLGPVLPLLVASVVLGVVVSWLGTVLWSRSSALTPISVAGPLAVIQVCAGLAYVFAWERRVPPALEVVGAVLVVAGVLAVIRLARPHGAAAPQHE, from the coding sequence GTGACGACCCGGACGGGCACGACGACGGTCGGGGTGCTGTGCGGCGTCGGCGCCAACCTGGTGTGGGGACTGGCCTTCCTGGTGCCGGTGGTGCTGCCCGCGACGCCCTCCCTCGCGCTCGCGCTGGGTCGGTACCTGAGCTTCGGCGCGGTCTCGGTGGTCCTGCTCGCGCTCACGTGGCGCTCCGCGCTCGTCGGGGTGGGCGCCCAGGCGTGGCGGACCGCCCTCACCTTCGCGCTCACCGGGCACCTGGGCTACTACGTCCTGCTGGTGCAGGGCATCCGGTGGGCCGGCGCGCCGATCACCACGGTCATCATCGGCCTGGTGCCCGTGACCGTCGCGATCACCGGGAACTGGGTCCGGCGGGAGTACCCGTTCTCCCGCCTCGCGTTCCCGCTCGGTCTCATCGTCGCCGGCCTTGCGATCGTGTACTCGGTCGAGCTGGACTGGCAGAGCGGCGTGGGCGGGCGTCCCGCCGGGCAGTGGGCGCTCGGGGTCGCGGCTGCCGTCGGGGCGCTCGTCCTGTGGACCTCGTACGCGGTGCGCAACGCGCAGTTCCTGCGCGCCAACCCGCACGTCGCATCGACCACCTGGTCGGCGATGATGGGCGTCGGCACGCTGGTGCTGTCGCTCGTCGCGCTGCCGTTCGTCCTGCTGACCACCACCGGTGGGGGCCAGCGCCTCGGGCCGGTCCTGCCCCTGCTCGTCGCGAGCGTCGTCCTCGGCGTTGTCGTGTCCTGGCTCGGCACCGTCCTGTGGAGCCGCTCGTCCGCGCTGACGCCCATCTCGGTCGCGGGACCGCTCGCGGTGATCCAGGTGTGCGCGGGGCTCGCCTACGTGTTCGCCTGGGAGCGTCGGGTGCCGCCCGCGCTCGAGGTCGTCGGTGCCGTGCTCGTCGTCGCCGGCGTGCTCGCGGTCATCCGCCTCGCGCGCCCTCACGGCGCCGCCGCCCCGCAACACGAGTGA
- a CDS encoding aminotransferase class III-fold pyridoxal phosphate-dependent enzyme codes for MSLRRCSSRNGTFRGSNPAFVTAAAALAEFWADDRLEKQTMVRDVVVGEYLREVANDHPAVVAQARGRGLVWGLAFHEPQVARRTADEAFARGLLVETSGSRDEVVKLLPALTATDDELAEGLQVLSESVAAAVRV; via the coding sequence ATCTCCCTCCGGCGCTGCTCGTCGCGAAACGGGACCTTCCGTGGCAGCAACCCGGCGTTCGTCACCGCCGCGGCGGCGCTGGCGGAGTTCTGGGCGGACGACCGCCTCGAGAAGCAGACGATGGTGCGGGACGTCGTGGTGGGCGAGTACCTGCGCGAGGTCGCGAACGACCATCCTGCCGTGGTCGCGCAGGCGCGCGGACGCGGCCTCGTGTGGGGCCTCGCCTTCCACGAGCCGCAGGTGGCGCGCAGGACCGCCGACGAGGCCTTCGCGCGCGGGCTGCTCGTCGAGACCTCGGGGTCCCGCGACGAGGTGGTGAAGCTCCTCCCCGCACTGACCGCGACGGACGACGAGCTCGCCGAAGGGCTGCAGGTCCTCAGCGAGTCGGTGGCCGCGGCGGTCCGGGTCTGA
- a CDS encoding HAD family hydrolase, giving the protein MSRTRLVALDVDGTLMSYDGVISDDVRAAVREVVAAGVHVVLATGRGAHSAVPVARDLGLTDGWVVCSNGAVTARLDPDGDAGGFELTDVVTFDPGPALRAIAMEIPDALYAVEDLGVGFKVSEPFPPGEISGEITVVGFDELLVTPATRVVIRSPGSSPEEFHAIVERVGLHEVQYAVGWTAWLDLTPGGVSKASALETVRRRLGVEPFATAAIGDGGNDLEMLAWAARGVAMGHARDEVRAAADEVTGTIDDDGAVQILRSLL; this is encoded by the coding sequence ATGAGCCGCACACGCCTGGTCGCCCTCGACGTCGACGGGACGCTCATGTCCTACGACGGCGTCATCTCCGACGACGTGCGGGCGGCGGTGCGCGAGGTCGTCGCCGCCGGCGTGCACGTGGTCCTGGCGACGGGGCGAGGCGCGCACTCGGCGGTCCCGGTGGCGCGTGACCTGGGCCTGACCGACGGCTGGGTGGTCTGCTCCAACGGCGCCGTGACGGCGCGGCTGGACCCGGACGGAGACGCCGGCGGGTTCGAGCTCACGGACGTCGTGACGTTCGACCCCGGCCCCGCGCTGCGGGCGATCGCGATGGAGATCCCCGACGCGCTGTACGCGGTCGAGGACCTAGGCGTGGGCTTCAAGGTCTCCGAGCCGTTCCCGCCGGGGGAGATCAGCGGGGAGATCACCGTCGTCGGGTTCGACGAGCTGCTGGTCACGCCCGCGACGCGCGTCGTCATCCGCTCGCCCGGCTCGAGCCCCGAGGAGTTCCACGCAATCGTCGAGCGGGTCGGGCTGCACGAGGTGCAGTACGCGGTCGGCTGGACCGCGTGGCTGGACCTCACGCCCGGCGGCGTCTCGAAGGCCAGCGCGCTGGAGACCGTGCGCCGGCGGCTCGGCGTCGAGCCGTTCGCGACCGCCGCGATCGGCGACGGCGGCAACGACCTGGAGATGCTCGCCTGGGCCGCCCGCGGCGTCGCCATGGGCCACGCGCGCGACGAGGTGCGCGCGGCCGCCGACGAGGTGACGGGCACCATCGACGACGACGGCGCCGTCCAGATCCTGCGCTCGCTGCTCTGA
- the serS gene encoding serine--tRNA ligase, giving the protein MIDLKLLRDDPDVVRASQVARGDDPGLVDEVLDADARRRSALTEFETLRAEQKTHGKKVAQAQGEEKQALLAHGKQLAERVKGLQAEADAAQARADELARRIGNVVEDGVPAGGEDDYVVLEHVGTPRDFAAEYGASFEVRDHLALGEGLRAIDTERGAKVSGARFYYLTGIGARLELALLNAAVDKALAAGFTPVITPTLVKPEVMAGTGFLGSHAEEVYRLEADDLYLVGTSEVALAGYHSGEIVDLTDGPLRYAGWSACYRREAGSYGKDTRGIIRVHQFHKVEAFSYTRVEDAYDEHRRILGWEKEMLGLAELPYRVIDTAAGDLGSSAARKFDCEAWLPSQQRYLELTSTSNCTTFQARRLGVRERTADGQVRPVATLNGTLATTRWIVAILENHQQTDGSVHVPAGLRPYLGGLEVLEPR; this is encoded by the coding sequence GTGATCGATCTCAAGCTCCTGCGCGACGACCCCGACGTCGTCCGCGCCAGCCAGGTGGCCCGCGGTGACGACCCCGGCCTCGTCGACGAGGTCCTCGACGCCGACGCCCGCCGCCGGTCCGCGCTCACGGAGTTCGAGACGCTGCGCGCCGAGCAGAAGACGCACGGGAAGAAGGTCGCGCAGGCGCAGGGCGAGGAGAAGCAGGCGCTGCTCGCGCACGGCAAGCAGCTCGCCGAGCGGGTCAAGGGGCTGCAGGCCGAGGCCGACGCGGCGCAGGCCCGGGCCGACGAGCTGGCGCGACGCATCGGCAACGTGGTCGAGGACGGCGTGCCGGCGGGTGGCGAGGACGACTACGTGGTGCTCGAGCACGTGGGCACCCCGCGCGACTTCGCGGCGGAGTACGGCGCGAGCTTCGAGGTCCGGGACCACCTGGCGCTCGGTGAAGGGCTGCGCGCGATCGACACCGAGCGCGGCGCCAAGGTCTCGGGTGCGAGGTTCTACTACCTGACCGGGATCGGGGCGCGCCTCGAGCTCGCGCTGCTGAACGCGGCGGTCGACAAGGCGCTCGCGGCCGGTTTCACCCCGGTCATCACCCCGACGCTGGTCAAGCCCGAGGTCATGGCCGGCACGGGCTTCCTGGGCTCGCACGCGGAGGAGGTGTACCGGCTCGAGGCCGACGACCTCTACCTCGTCGGGACCAGCGAGGTGGCCCTGGCGGGGTACCACTCGGGCGAGATCGTGGACCTGACCGACGGCCCGCTGCGCTACGCGGGCTGGAGCGCGTGCTACCGGCGCGAGGCCGGCTCGTACGGCAAGGACACGCGCGGCATCATCCGCGTGCACCAGTTCCACAAGGTCGAGGCGTTCAGCTACACGCGCGTCGAGGACGCGTATGACGAGCACCGCCGCATCCTGGGCTGGGAGAAGGAGATGCTCGGGCTCGCGGAGCTGCCGTACCGCGTGATCGACACGGCCGCCGGGGATCTGGGCAGCAGCGCCGCGCGCAAGTTCGACTGCGAGGCGTGGCTGCCGAGCCAGCAGCGCTACCTCGAGCTCACGTCGACCTCGAACTGCACGACGTTCCAGGCGCGCCGGCTCGGGGTGCGCGAGCGCACGGCGGACGGCCAGGTGCGGCCGGTCGCGACGCTCAACGGCACGCTCGCCACGACGCGGTGGATCGTCGCGATCCTCGAGAACCACCAGCAGACCGACGGGTCGGTGCACGTGCCGGCCGGGCTGCGGCCCTACCTGGGTGGCCTGGAGGTGCTGGAGCCCCGATGA
- a CDS encoding diacylglycerol/lipid kinase family protein produces the protein MGWVAWVAVVAGVLALAALVVALVVWTRQRELHRRLAHPVTTSPRATELGREVRERGQVIAYVANPSKPDVVALREAVLRAAREQDRPDPLWFETTVADPGVGQARAAVAAGADLVVAVGGDGTVRAVAEALVGTGVPMAIVPVGTGNLLARNLDLPLGDPLASLEIAVRGADRAIDVGWLRVIRLLEEDEAREAGTVPDEALGERDHIFLVIAGLGFDAAMVADTDDQLKARVGWIAYFVAGMRHLHGLRLRVHVRIDDEPTTTTRLRSLLVGNCGRLPGGITLLPDAVVDDGWLDVAAIDTRAGIAGWAQLFGEVMLQGVGVKNGKARGVGRIDHTRAREIRVVVPAGEWAQVDGDIVGKVTEVAARIDPGALVVRVPAA, from the coding sequence GTGGGGTGGGTCGCCTGGGTCGCGGTGGTCGCCGGCGTGCTCGCGCTCGCCGCGCTCGTCGTCGCGCTCGTCGTGTGGACCCGGCAGCGTGAGCTGCACCGCCGCCTGGCGCACCCGGTCACGACGAGCCCGCGCGCGACCGAGCTCGGCCGCGAGGTCCGCGAGCGCGGCCAGGTCATCGCGTACGTGGCCAACCCGTCCAAGCCGGACGTCGTCGCGCTGCGCGAGGCCGTGCTGCGCGCCGCGCGCGAGCAGGACCGGCCGGACCCGCTGTGGTTCGAGACCACGGTCGCCGACCCCGGCGTCGGGCAGGCCCGCGCGGCCGTCGCGGCGGGCGCGGACCTGGTCGTCGCCGTCGGCGGGGACGGCACGGTGCGCGCGGTCGCCGAGGCGCTCGTCGGGACCGGCGTGCCCATGGCGATCGTCCCCGTCGGCACGGGGAACCTGCTGGCGCGCAACCTCGACCTGCCGCTCGGTGACCCGCTCGCGTCGCTCGAGATCGCCGTGCGCGGTGCCGACCGTGCCATCGACGTCGGGTGGCTGCGCGTCATCCGGCTGCTCGAGGAGGACGAGGCGCGCGAGGCCGGGACCGTGCCGGACGAGGCGCTCGGCGAGCGCGACCACATCTTCCTGGTGATCGCGGGCCTGGGGTTCGACGCGGCGATGGTCGCGGACACCGACGACCAGCTCAAGGCGCGCGTGGGCTGGATCGCGTACTTCGTGGCCGGGATGCGGCACCTGCACGGGCTGCGGCTGCGGGTGCACGTCCGCATCGACGACGAGCCGACGACGACGACGCGGCTGCGCAGCCTCCTCGTCGGGAACTGCGGGCGCCTGCCCGGCGGGATCACGTTGCTGCCCGACGCCGTGGTCGACGACGGGTGGCTCGACGTCGCCGCGATCGACACCCGCGCGGGCATCGCCGGCTGGGCGCAGCTGTTCGGTGAGGTGATGCTGCAGGGCGTCGGGGTGAAGAACGGCAAGGCGCGGGGCGTCGGACGGATCGACCACACGCGCGCGCGGGAGATCCGGGTGGTCGTGCCGGCCGGTGAGTGGGCGCAGGTGGACGGGGACATCGTCGGGAAGGTCACCGAGGTGGCCGCGCGGATCGACCCCGGCGCGCTCGTCGTCCGCGTGCCCGCCGCGTGA
- a CDS encoding GntR family transcriptional regulator gives MPIPARTAAAQPGRTLLADVVHDRLLAVVVSGELAPGEVVREEEIAAWLSVSRTPVREALRRLGDQGLLRCQPNRGSHVAPLEADYLDDVVEVVAALDGVAAARAELDTAALAEIGRHLDRAADAQAAGEPGARAEHVRDALDALHAHAANPVLAATVHALRPHLLRLVAIVPDPAGADDARDRAGALLTALTTADAGDATRAWVQDLARPLVREAVRLGIGG, from the coding sequence ATGCCGATCCCCGCACGCACCGCCGCGGCCCAGCCGGGCCGCACCCTGCTCGCCGACGTCGTCCACGACCGGCTGCTCGCGGTCGTCGTCAGCGGCGAGCTGGCACCCGGCGAGGTGGTGCGGGAGGAGGAGATCGCCGCCTGGCTGTCGGTCTCCCGGACGCCGGTGCGCGAGGCGCTGCGCCGGCTCGGCGACCAGGGCCTGCTGCGCTGCCAGCCGAACCGTGGCTCGCACGTCGCGCCGCTCGAGGCCGACTACCTGGACGACGTCGTGGAGGTGGTCGCCGCGCTGGACGGGGTGGCCGCGGCGCGCGCCGAGCTGGACACCGCCGCCCTTGCGGAGATCGGTCGCCACCTCGACCGGGCGGCCGACGCCCAGGCCGCCGGCGAGCCGGGCGCACGGGCCGAGCACGTCCGCGACGCGCTCGACGCACTGCACGCGCACGCGGCCAACCCCGTGCTCGCGGCGACCGTGCACGCGCTGCGGCCGCACCTGCTCCGCCTGGTCGCGATCGTCCCGGACCCCGCGGGGGCGGACGACGCGCGGGACCGCGCGGGCGCCCTGCTCACCGCGCTGACGACCGCCGACGCCGGGGACGCGACGCGCGCGTGGGTCCAGGACCTCGCGCGGCCGCTGGTGCGGGAGGCCGTGCGCCTCGGGATCGGGGGCTGA